From one Acidobacteriota bacterium genomic stretch:
- a CDS encoding metal-dependent hydrolase, producing the protein MSARRRSSSSRSLDVRCVISLQLGPSPMDIVTNTLVGIALSRVFFKKRVAYAALGLVVAVNLPDLDVIYSWPGIRYVQFHGGILHSVWMLPLWALLIAYGLRRLAQWRKRPVPGWVAGWALGAVGVGAHLILDWCGIYGVRLLAPFSQHRFALDWLPSYDPWLLFILAAFLGFPMLLDLVTAEVGVQQRSAHRVSALIALVLAAGWIGLRARQHQAATSILNTKDMAEMYESQKPASWAAFPIANTPFAWSAVVDLPQNYLIAAVAAPWDTNQTVVKPMRSYIKPPQSPAIARAAASHTGKIFLAFAQFPFASDQQEANLSLISMTDMRYAQGYDQPGLHADITLNDAMKVVGQSFSW; encoded by the coding sequence ATGTCGGCACGCAGGCGTTCCAGTTCGTCGCGCTCGTTGGATGTCCGCTGCGTCATTTCTTTACAATTGGGGCCAAGCCCTATGGATATTGTTACCAATACGCTGGTCGGCATTGCGCTGTCGCGCGTTTTTTTCAAGAAACGGGTGGCTTACGCCGCGCTGGGGCTGGTCGTAGCGGTCAACCTGCCCGATCTGGATGTGATCTACAGTTGGCCGGGAATCCGCTACGTGCAATTTCATGGTGGCATTCTGCACTCGGTCTGGATGCTGCCCCTCTGGGCGCTTCTGATCGCTTACGGCCTGCGGCGGCTGGCGCAATGGCGGAAGCGGCCGGTGCCGGGATGGGTGGCCGGATGGGCTCTGGGCGCGGTTGGCGTGGGCGCGCACCTCATTTTAGATTGGTGCGGCATCTACGGGGTGCGGCTGCTGGCGCCCTTCAGCCAGCACCGTTTCGCACTCGACTGGCTGCCCAGCTATGACCCCTGGCTGTTATTTATTCTGGCCGCGTTCCTGGGCTTTCCGATGCTGCTGGACCTGGTGACCGCTGAGGTGGGCGTGCAGCAGCGCTCGGCCCACCGCGTAAGCGCGCTGATCGCGCTGGTGCTCGCGGCGGGATGGATCGGACTGCGGGCGCGGCAACATCAGGCCGCGACCTCGATTCTGAACACCAAAGACATGGCGGAGATGTACGAGAGCCAGAAGCCGGCGAGCTGGGCGGCGTTTCCGATCGCCAACACGCCGTTTGCATGGAGTGCTGTAGTGGACCTGCCGCAAAATTATTTGATTGCCGCGGTCGCGGCGCCCTGGGACACCAATCAGACCGTGGTCAAGCCCATGCGCAGCTACATCAAGCCGCCGCAATCGCCGGCCATCGCGCGCGCGGCGGCTTCGCACACCGGCAAGATCTTTCTGGCCTTTGCCCAGTTTCCGTTTGCGAGCGATCAGCAGGAAGCGAACCTGTCGCTGATTTCGATGACCGACATGCGCTACGCGCAAGGCTACGACCAGCCCGGCCTGCACGCCGACATCACCCTGAACGACGCGATGAAGGTGGTCGGGCAGAGTTTCAGTTGGTAG
- a CDS encoding response regulator transcription factor has protein sequence MAYFASTFGDLEALLAAGEPTQVADAAPVLLIEDDAHIRRSIVYQFHRQGYRVTCCADGEAGLEEALKHNYCVVILDLMLPKLDGFTVCKQLRQSRKDLPIIIISARGSDIDKITGLGLGADDYVAKPFSPAELEARVRALRRRTGSFEPEPIAAGGMVLDCTKYQLTIGGAVVRLTPKELKILRLLMNSPGRVFTRENLLTQVWGVAFEGYHRAIDAHMSRLKIKLLEQAGEPPDWLESVYGVGYRFRDPAEKMTVKIHDPAAAGPAAPEG, from the coding sequence ATGGCGTATTTTGCTTCAACCTTTGGCGATCTCGAGGCGCTGCTGGCCGCGGGAGAACCGACGCAGGTGGCCGACGCCGCTCCCGTTCTCCTCATCGAGGATGATGCCCACATCCGCCGCAGCATCGTCTATCAGTTCCATCGCCAGGGCTATCGTGTCACGTGCTGCGCGGATGGCGAGGCCGGCCTGGAGGAGGCGCTTAAGCACAACTACTGCGTCGTCATCCTCGATCTCATGCTTCCCAAGCTCGACGGCTTTACCGTTTGTAAGCAACTGCGCCAGAGCCGCAAAGATCTGCCCATCATCATCATCTCCGCGCGCGGCTCCGACATCGACAAGATCACCGGCCTGGGCCTGGGCGCCGACGACTACGTCGCCAAGCCCTTCAGCCCGGCGGAGCTCGAAGCCCGCGTGCGGGCCCTGCGCCGCCGCACCGGCAGTTTTGAACCCGAACCCATTGCCGCGGGCGGCATGGTGCTGGACTGCACCAAATATCAGTTGACGATCGGCGGCGCCGTCGTGCGCCTCACCCCCAAGGAGCTGAAGATCCTGCGCCTGCTGATGAACTCGCCCGGCCGGGTCTTCACCCGCGAGAATCTGCTCACCCAGGTCTGGGGCGTTGCCTTCGAAGGCTATCACCGCGCCATTGATGCCCACATGAGCCGCCTCAAGATCAAACTCCTCGAACAGGCGGGCGAGCCGCCCGACTGGCTGGAATCCGTCTACGGCGTGGGCTACCGCTTCCGCGATCCCGCCGAAAAGATGACCGTCAAGATCCACGACCCCGCCGCCGCCGGCCCTGCCGCCCCGGAGGGCTGA
- a CDS encoding metallophosphoesterase: MCGPHAPAARSCHLSTRTLGGTGAVKTARHGTARQRAHLLRQNSWRRVQTILYERRRQARDPQISHLEVPLPRLPVSLSGLRIAHLSDIHYGLFLSRESLLRVLDLTQAQRPDLICITGDFVTQSPVFIDPVGEMLGRLHAPLGVYAVLGNHDFRAGADQLTHVLRQQGLKVLRNQHRLVRHRGAAFQIAGIDDSRQHPNLAASLGPTASRFTLLLAHNPMELGAAARCGVDLVLSGHTHGGQIKFAFAEPLYQRFLPAGFLSLEATQMYVSRGLGKVILPMRVGAPPELAFLTLYPGA, encoded by the coding sequence ATTTGCGGGCCGCACGCCCCCGCTGCCCGATCCTGCCACCTATCTACGCGAACGCTCGGCGGTACCGGCGCGGTGAAGACCGCCCGCCATGGTACCGCGCGCCAGCGCGCCCACCTGCTCCGCCAAAACTCCTGGCGGCGGGTGCAGACCATCCTCTACGAGCGCCGCCGCCAGGCGCGCGATCCCCAGATCAGCCATCTCGAGGTGCCGCTGCCCCGGCTTCCGGTCTCGCTCAGCGGCCTGCGCATCGCCCACCTGTCGGACATCCACTACGGCCTGTTTCTATCCCGAGAGTCGCTGTTGCGGGTTCTCGATCTTACCCAGGCGCAGCGGCCCGACCTCATCTGTATTACGGGCGACTTTGTGACGCAGTCACCCGTCTTTATCGACCCGGTGGGGGAAATGCTGGGCCGGTTACATGCCCCGCTGGGGGTGTATGCCGTCCTCGGCAATCACGACTTCCGCGCCGGCGCCGACCAGCTCACCCACGTGCTGCGCCAGCAGGGCCTTAAGGTGCTGCGCAACCAGCACCGGCTGGTGCGCCACCGCGGCGCCGCCTTCCAGATTGCCGGCATTGACGACTCCCGCCAGCACCCCAACCTGGCTGCCTCGCTGGGCCCGACCGCCAGCCGCTTCACCCTCCTGCTGGCGCATAATCCCATGGAACTGGGCGCCGCCGCGCGCTGCGGGGTGGATTTGGTGCTCTCCGGCCATACCCACGGAGGGCAGATCAAATTCGCCTTTGCTGAACCCCTCTACCAGCGCTTCCTTCCGGCCGGCTTCCTTAGCCTGGAGGCCACGCAGATGTATGTTTCGCGCGGTCTGGGCAAGGTCATCCTGCCTATGCGCGTGGGTGCCCCTCCCGAACTGGCATTTCTTACCCTTTATCCCGGAGCCTGA
- a CDS encoding amino acid permease: MVSVASITQGPMNTPSSSPRLAAASATSDGLVRALGPWQSLAMVVGTLIGTGIFFVSQEMIQEVHSIGWILLAWVVGGFLSLAGALAYAELGTLRPQAGGEYAYMRDGLGPLFGFLFGWGMFWIVRPVSVATIGAGFALAAETLWPALQQPVIGSSGVFTGLHLVAAGVIALVTLINFYGVRHGGQVQALFTALKLVLVAGLTSAAFAWGQGSWSHFSQQLPASLGASGGFAAALVAALWAYDGWNDLTLAGSEIRDPGKTIPRAMIGGIAVVFVFYAGINLAYLYVLTPAQIAASGNVASSMVAHFWGSAGGALVAIAIMVSAFATLNSSILSGARVPFAMAHDGLFFKRLAHVHPQHRTPDVSLLIQALFAMGFALAASFKSLFTLTIFAEWLFYMLAIASLFVFRRRGERAPYASWGYPVLPGIFIAAAAVILVQTYWQNLAYSSLGLAIILAGVPAYFYFARRKREGQTRMLS; this comes from the coding sequence ATGGTATCAGTTGCTTCGATCACCCAAGGCCCCATGAACACGCCCTCAAGCAGTCCACGTTTAGCGGCAGCTAGCGCCACCAGCGACGGCTTAGTCCGCGCGCTGGGCCCGTGGCAGAGCCTCGCCATGGTGGTGGGAACGCTGATCGGCACCGGAATCTTCTTCGTCAGCCAGGAGATGATCCAGGAAGTCCACAGCATCGGCTGGATCCTGCTGGCCTGGGTGGTGGGCGGATTTTTGTCGCTGGCGGGGGCGCTGGCTTACGCCGAGTTGGGTACGCTGCGGCCGCAGGCAGGCGGCGAATACGCCTACATGCGCGACGGCCTGGGGCCCCTGTTCGGCTTTCTGTTCGGCTGGGGGATGTTCTGGATCGTGCGGCCGGTTTCGGTCGCCACCATCGGAGCAGGCTTTGCGCTGGCGGCGGAAACGCTCTGGCCGGCGCTGCAGCAGCCGGTAATCGGCAGCTCGGGCGTGTTTACCGGCCTGCATCTCGTAGCGGCCGGGGTAATCGCGCTGGTCACGCTGATCAATTTTTATGGCGTGCGCCATGGCGGCCAGGTGCAGGCGTTGTTCACGGCGCTCAAGCTCGTCCTGGTGGCGGGGCTGACGAGCGCGGCTTTCGCGTGGGGCCAGGGGAGCTGGTCACACTTTTCGCAGCAGTTGCCGGCTTCTCTGGGCGCCAGCGGCGGGTTTGCCGCGGCGCTGGTGGCCGCGCTGTGGGCCTACGACGGCTGGAATGACCTGACCCTGGCGGGCAGTGAAATCCGTGATCCGGGCAAGACGATTCCGCGCGCCATGATCGGCGGCATTGCTGTAGTTTTCGTCTTTTATGCCGGTATCAACCTGGCGTACCTGTACGTGCTGACGCCGGCGCAGATTGCCGCTTCGGGCAACGTCGCCTCCAGCATGGTGGCGCATTTCTGGGGCAGTGCCGGCGGCGCCCTGGTCGCCATCGCCATCATGGTGAGCGCCTTTGCGACGCTTAACAGCTCGATTCTGTCGGGGGCGCGGGTGCCGTTTGCCATGGCGCATGACGGCCTGTTTTTCAAGCGCCTGGCGCACGTGCACCCGCAGCATCGCACCCCCGACGTTTCGCTGCTGATTCAGGCGCTGTTTGCCATGGGCTTCGCGCTGGCCGCTTCCTTCAAATCGCTGTTCACGCTCACCATCTTTGCGGAGTGGCTGTTCTACATGCTGGCCATCGCTTCCCTGTTCGTCTTCCGGCGGCGGGGCGAACGCGCGCCGTATGCAAGTTGGGGTTACCCGGTGCTGCCTGGCATTTTCATCGCGGCGGCGGCGGTGATTCTGGTGCAGACCTACTGGCAGAACCTGGCCTACTCCAGCCTGGGATTAGCGATTATTCTGGCGGGCGTGCCCGCCTACTTCTACTTCGCGCGGCGCAAGCGTGAGGGGCAAACGCGAATGCTATCGTAA
- a CDS encoding inositol monophosphatase, which yields MPAEITDEVLLAETESIAREAGRLLLDHRGRVGIEYKGEADLVTAADRASEKLIAARLHAAFPDHAVIAEEGTRTEGRSGAVWYVDPLDGTTNFAHGLPFFAVSLGLERAGQIVAAVVYNPPLDEMFTALRGRGAWLNHDPIHVSATADIAEALLATGFPSHKRHSSPNILFYQYFSLHSHGMRRLGAAALDLCYTACGRFGGYWEFGLKPWDVAAGSLIVTEAGGRVSDMRGAAHQLHSPEILASNGRLHPTLLAAFNDLFAGRTPPLPDPATYLRERSAVPAR from the coding sequence ATGCCGGCTGAGATCACCGATGAAGTCCTGCTCGCCGAGACCGAGAGCATTGCGCGCGAAGCGGGCCGCCTGCTGCTCGACCATCGCGGCCGCGTCGGCATCGAATACAAAGGCGAAGCCGACCTGGTCACGGCCGCCGACCGCGCCAGTGAAAAGCTGATTGCTGCCCGCCTGCACGCCGCTTTTCCCGATCACGCCGTCATCGCCGAAGAGGGCACGCGCACCGAGGGCCGCAGCGGCGCCGTCTGGTACGTGGACCCGCTCGATGGCACCACCAATTTCGCCCACGGCCTGCCGTTCTTCGCCGTCTCGCTCGGCCTCGAACGCGCCGGTCAGATTGTCGCCGCGGTTGTCTACAATCCTCCGCTCGACGAAATGTTCACTGCATTGCGCGGTCGCGGGGCCTGGCTGAACCACGATCCGATTCACGTCTCCGCGACGGCCGACATCGCCGAAGCCCTGCTGGCCACGGGTTTCCCCTCGCACAAGCGCCATTCCAGCCCCAATATCCTCTTCTACCAGTACTTCAGCCTGCACAGCCACGGCATGCGCCGCCTGGGCGCCGCCGCGCTCGACCTCTGCTACACCGCCTGCGGCCGCTTCGGCGGCTATTGGGAGTTTGGCCTCAAGCCGTGGGACGTGGCGGCCGGCTCCCTGATCGTCACCGAAGCCGGTGGCCGGGTGAGCGACATGCGCGGCGCCGCGCACCAGCTCCACAGTCCCGAGATCCTGGCCAGCAACGGCCGCTTGCATCCCACGCTGCTCGCCGCCTTCAATGATCTATTTGCGGGCCGCACGCCCCCGCTGCCCGATCCTGCCACCTATCTACGCGAACGCTCGGCGGTACCGGCGCGGTGA
- a CDS encoding sodium:solute symporter → MLHPLDLWVIGIYLAAITAFGIALRRPNPSLHDYFLAGGQLPWWAISLSIVAAETSVLTIISTPGLAFTGDLGFLQLVFGYLVARVLISLILIPAYFRGKLLTAYELIQQRFGSRARTVAGLIFLGGRSMAEGVRLYAVAIVVEVILNGLPAGWHLHLSPIAVLALVAVLTLLYTLEGGLRAVVWTDFIQICIYVAGAVLSLVLLLHALPGGWHTVTAMAANHGNKLRIFHFNFSWTETYTFWSGLLGGTFLTMATDGTDQLMVQRLLAARNQRESTVALMSSWLVIFFQFVLFLVIGVSLYAFYQTHALHLAAGAFGRYDSLYPQFVADHLPVGIAGLVLAAILAASMSNLSAALNALSSSTIIDFYRPMFGADKSEQHLMWMSRLATVGWLVVMGFVAYASRHSRSVLESGLAIISYPFSGLLGMFLLGTLTKRATQTGAIVGLVTGIAVTLELSHLGVAYTWFVVAGTIVTFAVGYGISCFDHPRPHEHALKQSTFSGS, encoded by the coding sequence ATGCTGCATCCGCTGGACCTGTGGGTGATCGGGATCTACCTGGCCGCGATCACCGCATTCGGGATCGCGCTGCGGCGGCCGAACCCCTCGCTGCACGATTACTTTCTCGCCGGCGGACAGCTCCCCTGGTGGGCGATTTCGCTTTCCATCGTCGCCGCCGAAACCAGCGTACTCACCATCATCAGCACGCCAGGGCTGGCGTTTACGGGCGATCTGGGATTTCTGCAGCTCGTCTTCGGGTATCTCGTGGCGCGCGTGCTGATTAGCCTGATTCTGATTCCAGCCTATTTTCGCGGCAAGCTGCTGACGGCGTATGAACTGATCCAGCAGCGCTTTGGCTCGCGGGCGCGGACGGTGGCGGGGCTGATTTTTCTGGGCGGACGGTCGATGGCGGAAGGCGTGCGGCTGTACGCCGTGGCGATTGTTGTCGAGGTGATCTTGAACGGCCTGCCGGCAGGCTGGCATCTGCATCTCAGCCCGATTGCCGTCCTGGCGCTGGTCGCTGTGTTGACCCTGCTGTACACGCTCGAGGGCGGCCTGCGGGCCGTGGTCTGGACGGACTTCATCCAGATCTGCATCTATGTCGCCGGCGCGGTGCTCAGCCTGGTGCTATTGCTGCATGCCCTGCCCGGCGGCTGGCACACGGTCACCGCCATGGCCGCGAACCACGGCAACAAGCTGCGCATCTTTCATTTCAATTTTTCCTGGACCGAGACCTACACCTTCTGGTCGGGTCTGCTGGGCGGGACCTTCCTGACCATGGCGACCGACGGCACCGATCAGCTCATGGTGCAGCGCCTGCTGGCGGCGCGCAATCAGCGCGAGAGCACGGTGGCGCTGATGTCGAGCTGGCTGGTGATCTTTTTTCAGTTCGTGCTGTTTCTGGTGATTGGCGTTTCCCTCTACGCCTTCTATCAGACGCATGCCCTGCATTTGGCGGCGGGCGCCTTTGGGCGCTATGACAGCCTCTATCCGCAGTTTGTGGCGGATCACTTGCCGGTGGGCATCGCCGGGCTGGTGCTGGCCGCAATTCTGGCGGCCTCGATGTCGAACCTGAGCGCGGCGCTGAACGCGCTCAGCTCCAGCACCATCATTGACTTTTACCGGCCGATGTTTGGCGCCGACAAGAGCGAGCAGCACCTGATGTGGATGTCGCGGCTGGCCACGGTCGGGTGGCTGGTGGTGATGGGCTTTGTCGCCTATGCGAGCCGGCACTCCCGCTCGGTGCTGGAATCCGGCCTGGCGATTATTTCCTACCCCTTCAGCGGGCTGCTGGGCATGTTCCTGCTGGGAACGCTGACGAAGCGTGCCACCCAAACCGGCGCGATTGTGGGCCTGGTGACCGGCATTGCCGTCACCCTGGAGCTGTCGCACCTGGGGGTGGCCTACACCTGGTTTGTGGTGGCGGGCACAATCGTGACGTTTGCGGTAGGGTATGGTATCAGTTGCTTCGATCACCCAAGGCCCCATGAACACGCCCTCAAGCAGTCCACGTTTAGCGGCAGCTAG
- a CDS encoding SDR family oxidoreductase, whose product MPDSLLQEQVAIVTGASQGVGRAIAVRLADLGASVVLAARSQARLAEVTAAIEAQKGRAQAVPTDVRSQASIEALVRTTLAAFGRVDILVNNAGIGRYGAPLHETPPEVWAATMETNVRSVYFAIQAVAPHMIQHRRGQIVNIASLAAHNPFPGGAVYAASKAALHQLSVSAAEELRGLGIRVSLICPGSVDTDLSPDMVGKKDRSKMLRPEDVANVVAMLVTQGPQCFVSEVQMRPTQKP is encoded by the coding sequence ATGCCAGATTCCCTATTGCAAGAGCAAGTGGCAATTGTTACCGGAGCCAGCCAGGGGGTGGGTCGGGCGATTGCCGTCCGGCTGGCCGATCTGGGGGCCAGTGTGGTCCTGGCCGCCCGCAGCCAGGCGCGCTTAGCCGAGGTCACGGCCGCCATTGAAGCCCAAAAAGGCCGGGCGCAAGCCGTGCCAACCGATGTGCGGAGCCAAGCCTCGATCGAGGCGCTGGTGCGGACCACCCTGGCCGCTTTCGGGCGAGTGGATATTTTGGTCAACAACGCGGGCATTGGCCGCTACGGCGCGCCGTTGCACGAAACCCCACCCGAGGTTTGGGCGGCCACCATGGAAACCAATGTCCGCTCGGTTTACTTTGCCATCCAGGCGGTGGCGCCGCATATGATTCAGCATCGGCGCGGGCAAATCGTCAACATTGCGTCGCTGGCGGCACACAATCCCTTCCCCGGAGGCGCGGTGTATGCGGCCAGCAAGGCGGCGCTGCATCAGTTGTCGGTTTCGGCCGCCGAGGAACTGCGCGGCTTGGGCATCCGGGTCAGCCTGATTTGCCCGGGTTCGGTAGATACCGATCTGTCGCCGGACATGGTGGGCAAAAAGGACCGCAGCAAGATGCTGCGGCCCGAAGACGTGGCCAACGTGGTCGCGATGCTGGTGACGCAGGGCCCGCAGTGCTTTGTCAGCGAAGTGCAGATGCGGCCGACGCAAAAGCCGTAG
- a CDS encoding HAMP domain-containing histidine kinase, which translates to MPLGLADARQRLAYINQYRELVLGVLFILLLSSRVLGRHLPDIALVLFGVWFLLACGFVQIGVRASSERRLYWTAGLYFLAELALITAIADCLPAGFHWLALLFYVVTILHANMVLPRRLALLLAALAAAGFAFLVGVGAGLLQPPVAIVAMVALVIVGVLVFVIAGLSMAQFSRMLRRQTEALQAVNHRLQATTEELRMHRDHLEDLVRERTVDLEHATQDLRGINADLRRLNELKSSFLANVSHELRTPLTSIRSFSELLLHYPDEDPATRAEFLSIISNESDRLMRLIDEVLDLAKIEAGHLQLHPQPVALPELVHETSELFQILAMQQGLELRYALPDDLPRVWADPDRLRQVFTNLLSNAFKFTAAGRIEITAALQKGEMLITVADTGAGFPPGDAERIFDKFHQRGEAVAGKPVGAGLGLAICREICQHHGGRIWAAPRPGGGSLFHFTLPLAHVRAAATVAGA; encoded by the coding sequence ATGCCCCTCGGCCTCGCCGACGCCCGCCAGCGGCTCGCTTATATCAACCAGTACCGCGAGCTGGTGCTGGGCGTGCTGTTTATTCTGCTGCTGAGTTCCCGCGTCCTCGGCCGGCACTTGCCCGATATCGCGCTGGTGCTGTTCGGCGTCTGGTTCCTGCTGGCTTGCGGCTTCGTCCAGATTGGCGTCCGCGCTTCCAGCGAACGCCGGCTCTATTGGACCGCGGGCTTGTACTTCCTGGCGGAGCTCGCCCTGATCACCGCCATTGCCGACTGCCTGCCCGCCGGCTTTCACTGGCTGGCGCTGCTGTTCTACGTGGTCACCATCCTGCACGCCAACATGGTGCTGCCGCGCCGGCTGGCGCTGCTGCTGGCGGCGCTCGCGGCCGCCGGGTTCGCGTTCCTGGTGGGGGTGGGCGCCGGCCTGCTGCAGCCGCCCGTGGCGATCGTGGCGATGGTCGCGCTGGTCATCGTCGGCGTACTGGTGTTTGTCATCGCCGGCCTGAGCATGGCTCAGTTCTCCCGCATGCTGCGGCGGCAGACCGAGGCGCTGCAGGCGGTCAATCACCGCCTGCAGGCGACCACCGAGGAGCTGCGCATGCATCGCGATCATCTCGAGGATCTGGTGCGCGAGCGCACCGTCGATCTCGAGCACGCCACCCAGGATTTGCGCGGCATCAATGCGGATCTGCGCCGGCTGAACGAGCTGAAATCCAGTTTTCTGGCCAACGTCAGCCACGAGCTGCGCACCCCGCTGACCTCCATCCGCTCCTTTTCCGAGCTCTTGCTCCACTACCCCGACGAGGATCCGGCGACGCGCGCCGAATTTTTGAGCATTATCAGCAATGAGAGCGACCGCCTGATGCGGTTGATTGACGAAGTCCTGGATCTGGCCAAAATTGAGGCCGGACATCTGCAACTGCACCCTCAGCCGGTGGCCTTGCCCGAACTGGTTCACGAAACCAGCGAGCTCTTTCAGATTCTAGCCATGCAGCAGGGCCTGGAGCTACGCTACGCGCTGCCCGACGATCTGCCGCGGGTTTGGGCCGATCCTGACCGCCTGCGCCAGGTCTTCACCAACCTGTTGAGCAACGCCTTCAAGTTCACCGCCGCTGGCCGCATCGAAATTACGGCGGCTCTTCAGAAAGGCGAAATGCTCATCACCGTGGCCGATACCGGCGCCGGTTTCCCTCCGGGCGATGCCGAGCGCATTTTCGACAAGTTCCACCAGCGCGGCGAGGCCGTCGCCGGGAAACCCGTAGGCGCCGGCTTGGGCTTGGCCATCTGCCGCGAAATCTGTCAGCATCACGGCGGCCGCATCTGGGCTGCGCCCCGCCCCGGCGGCGGTTCGCTCTTCCATTTCACCCTCCCGCTGGCGCACGTGCGCGCTGCCGCCACGGTGGCCGGCGCTTGA
- the ligA gene encoding NAD-dependent DNA ligase LigA has product MTQRTSNERDELERLRADIRRHEHLYYVEDRPEVSDADFDLLMRRLQALEQAHPDWVTPDSPSQRVGGEPRAGLAKARHSSPLQSLDNAYNAAELADFDRRVRAAAGGEPVRYVAELKFDGLSMAIRYENGHLAQGLTRGDGQVGEDVTDNLRTIRSLPLAVAGGGDFEVRGEVLLPRAAFQKLNQDREDEGEPRFANPRNAAAGAVRVLDPRITAARRLDFYAYSLLAGGQSVHATQAVTLEALKKLSFKIGPWQLCPDFEAVSAFIQHCEHDRDALPFEIDGVVIKVDDEALRQRLGSTNKFPRWAVAYKFPARQAVTRLRDIVMSVGRTGALTPTAYLDPVALGGVTVSRSTLHNLDEIGRLDVRIGDNVRIERSGDVIPKVLGVVPDAEHEHRAPYIAPTHCPVCGSGVHREPGEVVLRCVNANCPAKLKESLRHFGHRSVMNIGGLGPALIEQVTAAGLVKNLADIYENLNQENLSALERMGATSARNLLAQIERSRSNDLWRLLYGLGIRMVGERTAQLLAQHFGSMSALMEAAQRNPAELEQVEEVGPRIAQSIHDFFAEAANRALVERLRKLGLDPRQQARSTGPQPLAGKKFVLTGTLPHFSREEMKARIEAAGGKVSGSVSTKTDYVVAGEEAGSKLDKARALGIPILDEAGIEKLLQS; this is encoded by the coding sequence ATGACGCAGCGGACATCCAACGAGCGCGACGAACTGGAACGCCTGCGTGCCGACATCCGCCGCCACGAACACCTCTATTACGTCGAGGATCGCCCGGAGGTTAGCGACGCCGATTTCGATCTTCTCATGCGCCGCCTACAGGCGCTGGAGCAAGCGCATCCGGATTGGGTCACGCCGGACTCGCCCAGCCAGCGCGTCGGCGGCGAGCCCCGTGCCGGTCTGGCCAAAGCCCGCCACAGCTCGCCCCTGCAGAGCCTGGACAACGCCTATAACGCCGCCGAACTCGCTGATTTTGACCGCCGCGTGCGCGCGGCGGCTGGCGGCGAGCCGGTGCGCTATGTGGCCGAGCTGAAATTCGATGGCCTGAGCATGGCCATCCGGTATGAAAACGGCCACCTCGCCCAGGGCCTGACGCGCGGCGACGGCCAGGTGGGCGAAGACGTAACCGACAATCTCCGCACCATCCGGTCGCTGCCGCTGGCCGTTGCTGGAGGCGGTGATTTTGAAGTGCGCGGGGAAGTGCTGCTGCCGCGCGCCGCCTTCCAGAAGTTGAACCAGGACCGCGAAGACGAGGGCGAGCCCCGCTTTGCCAACCCGCGCAACGCCGCCGCGGGCGCGGTGCGCGTGCTTGATCCCCGCATCACGGCCGCCCGGCGTTTGGATTTTTACGCCTACAGCCTGCTCGCCGGCGGCCAGTCCGTTCACGCCACGCAGGCCGTCACGCTTGAGGCCCTGAAAAAACTGAGCTTCAAAATCGGCCCCTGGCAGCTCTGCCCCGATTTTGAGGCCGTGAGCGCCTTCATCCAGCACTGCGAGCACGACCGCGACGCCCTGCCCTTTGAAATCGACGGGGTGGTGATCAAAGTCGATGACGAGGCCCTGCGCCAGCGCCTGGGCTCAACCAACAAATTTCCCCGCTGGGCGGTCGCCTACAAGTTCCCCGCCCGCCAGGCGGTGACGCGCCTGCGCGACATCGTCATGAGCGTCGGCCGCACCGGCGCCCTGACGCCCACGGCCTACCTGGATCCGGTGGCCTTGGGCGGCGTCACCGTCAGCCGCTCGACGCTGCACAATCTCGACGAAATCGGCCGCCTCGATGTTCGCATTGGCGACAACGTCCGCATCGAGCGCAGCGGCGATGTCATTCCCAAGGTCCTGGGGGTGGTTCCCGACGCTGAGCACGAACACCGCGCACCCTATATCGCGCCGACGCATTGCCCCGTCTGCGGCAGCGGCGTCCATCGCGAACCCGGCGAAGTCGTGCTGCGCTGCGTCAACGCGAATTGTCCGGCGAAGCTCAAGGAATCACTCCGCCACTTCGGCCATCGCAGCGTCATGAACATCGGCGGTCTCGGCCCGGCGCTGATCGAGCAAGTGACCGCTGCCGGGCTGGTCAAAAATCTGGCCGACATTTACGAAAACCTCAACCAGGAAAATCTGTCGGCGCTGGAGCGCATGGGCGCCACCTCGGCCCGCAACCTGCTCGCGCAGATCGAGCGCAGCCGTTCGAATGACCTCTGGCGCCTGCTCTACGGCCTCGGCATCCGCATGGTGGGGGAGCGCACCGCCCAGCTCCTGGCCCAGCATTTTGGCTCTATGAGCGCTCTAATGGAGGCGGCGCAGCGCAATCCTGCCGAGCTGGAGCAGGTCGAAGAAGTTGGCCCGCGCATTGCCCAGTCCATTCACGACTTTTTCGCCGAAGCCGCCAACCGCGCCCTGGTCGAGCGCCTGCGCAAGCTCGGTCTTGATCCGCGGCAGCAGGCGCGCAGCACCGGCCCGCAACCGCTCGCGGGAAAGAAGTTCGTCCTTACTGGCACGCTCCCACATTTCTCCCGCGAAGAAATGAAAGCCCGCATCGAAGCTGCCGGCGGCAAGGTCTCCGGTTCGGTCAGCACCAAAACCGACTACGTCGTCGCCGGCGAGGAAGCCGGCTCCAAACTCGACAAAGCCCGCGCCCTCGGCATCCCCATCCTCGACGAAGCCGGCATCGAAAAGCTGCTGCAGTCATGA